DNA from Agathobaculum sp. NTUH-O15-33:
CTAATTCAATTAATTTTGGCATGACGAACCTCCGTTCATAAGTCCGATCAGATGATCTTCCAGATCGTGCGGGTGGGCGGCGCGCAGCGCGTCCATTTGGGCGGCCGCCGCCAGCTTGCCCTGCGAAAGCACGATCACGCGGTCGGCGGTCTGTTCCACCTCGCCTAAAATATGGCTGGAAAGCATAACGGACATGCCGTCCGCGGCAAAGGAACGGAACAGCGTGCGCATATCGCGCACGGCAATGGGGTCAAGCCCGTTTAATGGCTCATCCAGCAGCAATACAGCGGGACGGTGTACTGTCGCGCGCGCCAGCGCCAGCCGCTGCCGCATACCGAGAGAAAACTGGCCGACCGGTTGCTCGCCCACGTCGCTCAGACCGACGCGGGCCAGCGCATCGTCCACAACCCCGGCCATGCCCATATAGGCTAAATGCAGCGCGAGGTTTTTCCCGCGCGCAAAGGTGGTCATAGAACACCGGCGTTTCGATCAGCAGTCCCAGATGACGCAGCACATCATCCCGTTGCCGCACGCTGTCAAAGCCGCACACGCTGGCCCGGCCCGCGGTGGGGCGAAGCAGTCCGGCGATCAGCTTGAGCAGCGTTGTTTTGCCCGCGCCGTTTGGGCCGAGCACGCCGCAAACCTCACCCGCCGATAGGGAAATCGTCAAATCGGAAAGCGCCTCCTTGCCGCCAAAGGCGCGGGTCAGCCCGGCGGTTTGTATGGTTTCTTGTGGTATCATGATATAACAGCCTCCTTTTAGATACATTCGGTTGGTATGTATAATGTTAAAAATAAGCTGCCCATAGGGGCAGTTTATTTTTTTCGGGATTGTGTGACCATCTCGCAATAGCGCTCCAAACGGGCGATCTCTTTTTCGCTAATCCAATCAGCCAACCCAAAGTGCGACAGTAAGACTTGAAATAATCGGCATTTTGAAGCGACCTGCGCGGCTTCCATCTCAAAAACCAGCGGATTGAGCCAAAAGTTTGTAATCAGCAGAAGCAGCTCCGCCAGCTCGGCGGGTTGATCGGTCTGGATTGACCCGTCCGCCATGCCCTCGCGGATGATCGGCTCGATATATTGGCGGGAGGCTTGCTGCACCTGCATGATCTGCGCGCCCAGAAACCGGGCATTGGCTTGCATATTGGGCGCGATAATAAAAAGCTGCTCCTGCGCGGGATCGCCAAAGCTTTCGCTGACCACTGCGCACAGCTTTTCACGGCCGTTTAGCTGATTATCCCGCATAATAGCATGCAATCTCGAGTCTTTGGATGCGAACATCGAGTTTAGGACGGCTTCAAATATTTCTTCCTTGCTTTTGAAATGGTGGTACACGGCGCCCTTGGTCAGTCCGCCGAGATGATCGACGATGTCCTGCACGGTCGTGTGGTCGTAACCCTTCTCAAGAAACAGGCGCAGTGAAACGTCGATGATCTTTTGGGTTGTTTGCTCGGGATATTTGTTGCGCGCCATGTGCTCACCTCGATACATACCAATAGTATGTTTGAAGTATAACAGCTGTGAATCTCTCTGTCAAGGCTTTTTAATGTCCAGCGCGCGGCACACGCTGCGTTTGGTGATGCGGTATACGCCGTAGAACCCGGCGGAAATCACGGCGATCAGCGCAAGGCAGCTGATCAGGCCCGCTGCCTCACGGGAAGTGATGCCGAGCGGGTCGCCGTTAAAATACATGATCATCATGTAAAACGCATAGATCAGCGCGGTGCCGACGATAGCGGGTACCAGAAAAACCCGGTTGATCTGCCCGCGCACAGACTGGTACAGGTAGGCGTTCGACGCACCCAAATGGCGCAGATCGTCGTATACGCGGGCGTTGACGACCGCAATGGTCATGCAGCGGGTAAACGCGATGACGATGACCGCCGCGAAGCATACGATCGCGATAAAAATGAACAGCATCAGGAACACCGCCGTGGTTTTGACAAAATCGGCCTTGTCGAGCGCGCGGAATTCAGGCATGTACTTCCAATACATACGGAAGCTCGAGGAATCGCGCTTCGCGTACTCGATGCGATCCAGACCGTTTTCCTTCAGGTTTTCCGAGCCGAAGATATACGCTTCTCCCTTTTGTTCGGACAGCATTTGCCGCACCGGATCAAACGCGTCGTATTGCTCCACCGCGGGGCCTGAGCGGTCGACGATCGTATTGAACAGCGCCTTGGCAAAATCATAGCTGTTTTCCGCGTCAGCCACGTTGAAGAACACCTGCTTTTCAAGCCACTCCGCGGTCAAGCCCTTGGTGATCGCGGCGTAGTCGCCGTCGTCCATCACATAGCGGCCGAACAGCATATCGTAAGCGAATTTGTCCTCGGTCGGTGCGACCTGCATCGTTTCACCGGTCACCATATTGGTCAGCTTGGTCGCGTTGCCGCCGAATATGCCGTTGCCGCCGGTCTCCGCCATGAAAATGCCGGTGATCGTGCCGGGCAGTACATCCACGCGCTTTCCGGTCAGTGCGTTGTAGGCGCTTTCGGAAAGGAACAGATCGCTTCCCGTCAGTTCGCGGTATTCATGGTGGTAGCTGATGCCTACCGCGTTTTTGGTTTCAATGGTTTCCTGACCATCCACGCCCAGCACGGCGGCGGGCTGCATTTCCCAGCCGGTCAGCTGCACGCCATATTCGTTTGCCAGCGCTTGCACTTCGTCCTGTTCGGGAATGTCCTGATCGGCGCGGAAGTGATAGGAAAAATCGATGGGGCGCTGGTCAAAGCCCAGCATTGCGCCCGTACCCAGCATGGGCGTGTAGAACGAGCCGAAGTACGCGCCCGCGATCAAAAGCGTCATAACAAGCATGTTGCGCACGGTTTGCCGGCCCTGAAATTTCATCATGCTGGTGGTGATCAGGTGCTTGTAGCGGTTTTTGCCATGCCGCCAGCCGTTTACCACGGTGTGCAGCAAGATCATATACAGGCCGAGGAAGGCGGGCAGGTAGAAGATCACGTCCAGCCCGTCGGGCGGATACCAGTGCAGGCCCAGAATGAACCAGCCCGGCACGCTGTAGCCCAGATAGCCGCCGAGCAGCATGAGCAGAATGCCGACCGGGCCGTACCAGCGGGGCACGTCGCGGATGGGTTCGGATTTGTGCGATTCCTGCACGATATCGATAATATTGGTGCGGCGGATAAAGCGCGCGCCCATGAAAAACAGCATTACGATCACGAAAGCCGAAAAAGCCAGCGCGATGAAATAAGCCTGCGGATCAAAGGTGAGCGGCATTTCGTCCGTATCGACCACGAACGCGCGGAAGACCTGCCAAAGGGCGAACGCGAGCGGCGTGCCCAGTACGGCGCCCGCGGCGCACGAGCCGAAGGAGATGAACGCCAGTTCCTTGCCCAGTTCCCGCCGCAGCTGGGCGCGCGACGCGCCCAGCGCGAGCAGCACGCCGGTCTCCCGCGATTTTTGCCGGAAGAACAGGCCGGAAGCATAGGTGGTAAACACGCCGCAGCCGAGCACGGCTAGCACGAAGATCATCATTACCTGCTTGCGGCTGTCGCCGCCCTCCGGCAGCACGGCAAGAATGGTCGGCGAGCGCATCATGCTCACATAGGCGGTGATGAGCAGAACGGAAAAGAAGCAGCAGCCGATCAGCAACGCATACTGCTTACGGTTTGCGCGGCGCAAGGCCGCGTATACTTCGGAAAAGGAACGCATGGCTTACACCTCCGCCGACATTTCGCGTATGGAATCCAAAAGCTGGTCCTGAAATTCGCCGCGGGTTTCACTGCCGCGCGACAGCGTGCGCCATACCACGCCGTCCCGCAAAATGACGACGCGGTCGCAGTGCGAGGCGGCGAACGAATCGTGTGTGACCATAAATATGGTCGCGCCCAGATTTTCGCGCGCCTGTGTGAAGCTGCCGATGACCGCGCGGGCGGATTTGGAATCCAGATTGCCGGTCGGCTCGTCGGCCAAGATCAGCAGCGGGTGGTTGATCAGCGCGCGGGCGACCGCGGTGCGCTGCTTCTCGCCGCCCGATATTTCCGCCGGGTACTTATTCCCGATCGGCGAAATGCCGAATACCTCGCACAGGCGGTCTGCGTCGGCCTCCATATCGCCGCCGGATTGTCCGGCGATCACGCGCGGCAGCAAGATATTGTCGCGCACCGAAAGGCCGTCCAGCAGCAGGAAGTCCTGAAAGACAAAGCCGAGCTTTTGATTGCGCACTTCGGCCAGCGCGTCCTCCGGAAGGCGCGCGATCTCCTCGCCGCCAAGGGTGATGGAGCCGCTGTCCGCCGGGATGTAGCAGGAAATGCAGTTTAGAAGCGTCGTTTTGCCCGAGCCGGAGGGGCCCATAACGGCGACAAACTCGCCTTCCTCCACCGTGAGGGACACGCCCTTCAACACTTCGTAGGTCGTTTTGCCTACCTGATAGGATTTGTGCAGGTTTTGTACGTTAAGCATAAAGTAATCTTCCTTTCCTGAAACTATCGGATGAACTGAATCAGCGCGATCAGCGCCAAATGAGCGGGGTAGAACGCGTAAAAGAACCACTTAGGGATCTTTAGGTCAAAGTGCGTCGGAATGTAGATGAACAGAACGGCGAAGATGGTGAAGAACGTCCAATCGATCGCGACGCTGCCGCAAACGAAATTCAGCGGGTCCTCGATATGCACGTGGCCGAGCGCGGTCAGGTAGCTGAGCGAGTAGAGCGCGGCGCCGATCCCCGGATGGTTGCGGCAAAGGTAGAAGATCAGCATCAACTGAATGCCCATGCCCGAGTAATCAAAGTTCCACCACGAAACAACGAACAGCGCCGCGAAAAACAGCCACCATTTGCGCTCCTTCAGGCCGTACATGGCAAGTAGGCTTAAAAATAACGTGCAGAAGATGTTCCAGTTGGTAAACTGGGCCAGAAAATCGTGCGGGTGAAACGCCAGCACGTAAAACGGCTGCGAAATGACCGCGAACAGGCCCAAACGGAACAAGTACTTTTTAATATCCCTTGTGTACAGCAGGCCTACCGTCATGCAGTAGCAGAAGATCGGGAAGGCCAGCCGCCCCACCCAGCGGAACCAGCCGACTTCGGGAAAGAACGCGCCGCCTACATGGTCGATCAGCATGGATAGGATGGCGACCAGCTTTAAAAAGTTCGTGTCCATATTGGTTTTCAGCCGCGGCTGCCCCTCGGGGAAGGTGGGCGGCGTGAGCAGCACATCGCGGATACGCCGCAGCGTTAAAGTTTTCGTCATGGTGTTAGCCTCCTCTTTATCTCTGGTTTCAGCATAGCGCACGGCGAAGGGCGGCGCAAACAAGCCTGTCATTTTCAGGCCGCGAAATGGAAAGTTTGGCGCGGGAAGCGTACGAGATGTAAAAATCAGCGCCCCTGCCGTCAAGTTTGGTTTGGCGGCAGGGGCGCAATATGGTAAAATGAAAAGGGAAAAATAAAGGGGAGGGATACACATGCTTCGCATTGGTATTTGCGACGATCAGGCGGAGTCGCGGCAGGCGCTGAAAAGCCTTGTCGAGCGTATTTTGGAAAAGCGGGCGGTTGAAAACACGATGTTTGAGTTTTCCTCCGGCGAGGGCCTGCTCGGCTGGATGGAAAAGCACGCGGGCGAACTCGATCTGGTCTTTCTCGATATAGAAATGGGCGGCCTGAACGGTATGGAAACGGCGAAAGCGCTGCGCGCGGCGGACGACAGCCTGCTTCTGGCGTTTGTCACGGGCTTTACCGATTATGTGTTCGACGGGTACTCGGTCGGCGCGCTCGGCTATTTGATCAAGCCGCCGCAGACAGAGCAGGTAAGCGAACTGCTTGACCGGGCGCTGGGCGCGCTTTTCAACGAAGCGGACAAGGTTTTTCTCTGCCGCAACGCGGAGGGGCTTTACCGCATCCCGAAAAAATCCATCCGTTACTTCTATTCGGACCGCCGCTTGGTCACCTGCGTCACGGACAACCGCAACTATACGTTTTATGCGCGGCTGGACGATGTGGCGGAATCCGTCGGCCCGTCCTTTGTTCGTTTGCACCAGCGCTATTTGGTGCGCGCCGCCGCGGTAGACCGGGTAGAGGGCAGCAACGTGATCTTGGGGGACGAGGTGCTGCCCATCAGCCGCGCGTATCAAAGCGCCGCGCTTGCCTCCATCGCGCGGGCGATGCTGGAATAGGGGGCGGCGATGCAAATGAATGAAAATGTGCATTCCTTACTCTTTTTTGCGATCATGCTGTCCGACGGTATTTTGATGACCTGTACCGTGCGGCGGGTGCTGCCGGTGGGGCGGGGGCCTATACGGCGGTTCGCGCCGCTCGCGCTGTTCACCATTGTGCCCACCATGCCCAGCTGGCTGGGCGATGAAAATCCGCTGCTGATGCTTCCGTTCTTTATGCTGGTGTTTTTTCTATGCTATGGCGGGCCGTGGTTTGCACGGGGCACGGTGGGCATCGTGTTTTATGAGCTGCTGATATCGCTCAACATGTTTTTTGATACCACATCCCGCTGGTACGAATTTCTTTGGTTTGAACGGCTTCCAAGCATGCTTTTAAAGCTCGTCCTGTGGCTGGTCATTTTTCTGTGCGTGCGCCGTCTGCTGCCGGGCGGCCAGCCGGTCACGCTGTCGCCACGGCTTTGGGTGCTGATCGGCGTGCTTTCGCTGTCGTCCTTATTCTCCATGCTGTCTTTTTCAATCTGGGGCATTTTGGACTTTACGACAAATTCGTTTGATTTCGTCTTGGGCCGTGTGGCCAATACCTTTTTACCGTTCGTCTTTTTATCCTCCTTGGCGCTGCTGTTTGCGATTGCGCTGCTTTCCCGCCACGAAGCGCTGGAAATAGAGCACAAGCTGGCCGATATGCGCGAGGTGTACTATCAAAGCCTCAAGCGCGAACAGCAGCAGGTGCGCACGCTGCGGCATGATATGCGCAATCACCTGACCGCGCTGTCCGGCCTGCTTGCGCGGAACGATGCCCAAAAGGCGCGGGAATATGTGCAAAGCCTGTCCCAGTCGCCCGCGCTCGTCGGTGTAAAGCGCTTTTGCGAAAATGAAACGGTAAACGCGGTGCTGGCGTCCAAGGCGGGCGCCATTGAACACGAGGGGCTGACCGCCGATATCGGCGTGTCGCTGCCGGAAAACCTGCCTGTTTCCGATCCCGATCTGTGCGCGCTGTTCGGCAACGCGCTGGATAACGCGATCGAAGCCGCGAAGACCGCCCATGATAAACGGATTACCGTGCGCGCCCGCACGGATAAAGGCCTGCTGATGCTGCGCGTGGCCAACGCCTACGCGGGCGAGCGGGAGCAACTGAATAAAGGGCTGTTTGGCACCACCAAAGCGGATAAAGCGTCCCACGGCTTTGGCCTTGCGGGTATGCGCGAGATCGCCGTGCGCCACGGCGGCACGCTGGAAGCGAACGCGGATAAAAACCGGTTCGAGCTGGTCGTGTGCATTCCTTTGGATGACGCGGAATAGTGCGGTTTGGTTTTGATAAAAGAATAAGCGGGGCGCGAAAGCCCCGCTTATTCTTTTACCAAATACGCAGATATTAAATTGTCAAGACACACCGCCTTGGCGAGCGTCGGCGGTATAGGCCGCGCTTCAAACGAGATATACCGCTGATCCATTGCCCACCAAGTGAGCATTTCAACGATCAGGCTGGTGGAAAGCGCAAGGTGCTGCAAGGGACGGATCTCGCCTTTTTCAATAAAAAGGGCGAGATAGCGCGTCATTGTATCAAAAAAACGTTCGCGGTATGCGCGATAGCTTTGGGCAAGCTTGGGGAAATCAAACTGGTTCTTCTCAATGAATAGACAGCCCACCGCATAGCGGGAAAGCAGGTCGAACGTATCGCTGATCAGTTCCGGAAAGGTATAGTTCGCTGCGCCGTGCGCCAGATGCGCCGCAAAGGACGCGGCGCTCTCATCAAAAGCGGCCATGATCTCGCTGTCGAGCCCGTCAAACAGCTCGCCGCGGATCGGCCGGTCGAATTCCCGCTCCATAAACGCGGGGTCAATGGTACACTTTAAAACAAAGTTTAGAATTTCCCGCTTGCCGATAAAATCGTGATAAATGGTGCCGACGGAAACGTCCACCGCCTTTGCAATATGGCTGATCTGTGTTTTGGAATACCCCTGCCGCAGAAACAGCAGGGCGGCGGCGTCATGTATGGCCTTCATACGCTGATTTACCATAGACCCTCCTTGAAGAAAATGTGAATAATTCATTCATTCTTATCATTGTACATCACCCCATTGGGAGGTGTCAACAAAAAAGCAGGCGCCGTTTGGCGCCTGCTTTTCGTGGTTACTTTGCAAATTCGATCGCGCGGGTCTCGCGCACCATGTTTACCTTGATCTGGCCGGGGTAGTCGAGCTCGTCCTCTATTTTGTGGGCAAGCTCGCGGGCCAAAAGCAGCATCGCGTCGTCCGAAATCTTATCCGGGTTGACGATGATGCGGATCTCGCGTCCGGCCTGAATGGCGTAAGAACTGGTAACGCCGGGCGTTTCGTTGGCGATGCCCTCCAGCTTTTCAAGACGCTTGATATAGTTTTCGAGATTTTCGCGGCGCGCGCCGGGGCGTGCGGCCGAAATAGCGTCCGCCGCCTGAACGAGGCAGGCGATCACGGTCTTGGCTTCCACGTCGCCGTGGTGCGCTTCGATCGCGTGGATGATGCCGGGCGCTTCCTTGTACTTCTTGGCGAGGTCTACACCGATCTGGACATGGCTG
Protein-coding regions in this window:
- a CDS encoding TetR/AcrR family transcriptional regulator, which translates into the protein MVNQRMKAIHDAAALLFLRQGYSKTQISHIAKAVDVSVGTIYHDFIGKREILNFVLKCTIDPAFMEREFDRPIRGELFDGLDSEIMAAFDESAASFAAHLAHGAANYTFPELISDTFDLLSRYAVGCLFIEKNQFDFPKLAQSYRAYRERFFDTMTRYLALFIEKGEIRPLQHLALSTSLIVEMLTWWAMDQRYISFEARPIPPTLAKAVCLDNLISAYLVKE
- a CDS encoding ABC transporter ATP-binding protein, translated to MLNVQNLHKSYQVGKTTYEVLKGVSLTVEEGEFVAVMGPSGSGKTTLLNCISCYIPADSGSITLGGEEIARLPEDALAEVRNQKLGFVFQDFLLLDGLSVRDNILLPRVIAGQSGGDMEADADRLCEVFGISPIGNKYPAEISGGEKQRTAVARALINHPLLILADEPTGNLDSKSARAVIGSFTQARENLGATIFMVTHDSFAASHCDRVVILRDGVVWRTLSRGSETRGEFQDQLLDSIREMSAEV
- a CDS encoding sensor histidine kinase, with product MQMNENVHSLLFFAIMLSDGILMTCTVRRVLPVGRGPIRRFAPLALFTIVPTMPSWLGDENPLLMLPFFMLVFFLCYGGPWFARGTVGIVFYELLISLNMFFDTTSRWYEFLWFERLPSMLLKLVLWLVIFLCVRRLLPGGQPVTLSPRLWVLIGVLSLSSLFSMLSFSIWGILDFTTNSFDFVLGRVANTFLPFVFLSSLALLFAIALLSRHEALEIEHKLADMREVYYQSLKREQQQVRTLRHDMRNHLTALSGLLARNDAQKAREYVQSLSQSPALVGVKRFCENETVNAVLASKAGAIEHEGLTADIGVSLPENLPVSDPDLCALFGNALDNAIEAAKTAHDKRITVRARTDKGLLMLRVANAYAGEREQLNKGLFGTTKADKASHGFGLAGMREIAVRHGGTLEANADKNRFELVVCIPLDDAE
- a CDS encoding LytR/AlgR family response regulator transcription factor, encoding MLRIGICDDQAESRQALKSLVERILEKRAVENTMFEFSSGEGLLGWMEKHAGELDLVFLDIEMGGLNGMETAKALRAADDSLLLAFVTGFTDYVFDGYSVGALGYLIKPPQTEQVSELLDRALGALFNEADKVFLCRNAEGLYRIPKKSIRYFYSDRRLVTCVTDNRNYTFYARLDDVAESVGPSFVRLHQRYLVRAAAVDRVEGSNVILGDEVLPISRAYQSAALASIARAMLE
- a CDS encoding ATP-binding cassette domain-containing protein — protein: MTTFARGKNLALHLAYMGMAGVVDDALARVGLSDVGEQPVGQFSLGMRQRLALARATVHRPAVLLLDEPLNGLDPIAVRDMRTLFRSFAADGMSVMLSSHILGEVEQTADRVIVLSQGKLAAAAQMDALRAAHPHDLEDHLIGLMNGGSSCQN
- a CDS encoding TraX family protein translates to MTKTLTLRRIRDVLLTPPTFPEGQPRLKTNMDTNFLKLVAILSMLIDHVGGAFFPEVGWFRWVGRLAFPIFCYCMTVGLLYTRDIKKYLFRLGLFAVISQPFYVLAFHPHDFLAQFTNWNIFCTLFLSLLAMYGLKERKWWLFFAALFVVSWWNFDYSGMGIQLMLIFYLCRNHPGIGAALYSLSYLTALGHVHIEDPLNFVCGSVAIDWTFFTIFAVLFIYIPTHFDLKIPKWFFYAFYPAHLALIALIQFIR
- a CDS encoding TetR/AcrR family transcriptional regulator, which produces MARNKYPEQTTQKIIDVSLRLFLEKGYDHTTVQDIVDHLGGLTKGAVYHHFKSKEEIFEAVLNSMFASKDSRLHAIMRDNQLNGREKLCAVVSESFGDPAQEQLFIIAPNMQANARFLGAQIMQVQQASRQYIEPIIREGMADGSIQTDQPAELAELLLLITNFWLNPLVFEMEAAQVASKCRLFQVLLSHFGLADWISEKEIARLERYCEMVTQSRKK
- a CDS encoding ABC transporter permease; translated protein: MRSFSEVYAALRRANRKQYALLIGCCFFSVLLITAYVSMMRSPTILAVLPEGGDSRKQVMMIFVLAVLGCGVFTTYASGLFFRQKSRETGVLLALGASRAQLRRELGKELAFISFGSCAAGAVLGTPLAFALWQVFRAFVVDTDEMPLTFDPQAYFIALAFSAFVIVMLFFMGARFIRRTNIIDIVQESHKSEPIRDVPRWYGPVGILLMLLGGYLGYSVPGWFILGLHWYPPDGLDVIFYLPAFLGLYMILLHTVVNGWRHGKNRYKHLITTSMMKFQGRQTVRNMLVMTLLIAGAYFGSFYTPMLGTGAMLGFDQRPIDFSYHFRADQDIPEQDEVQALANEYGVQLTGWEMQPAAVLGVDGQETIETKNAVGISYHHEYRELTGSDLFLSESAYNALTGKRVDVLPGTITGIFMAETGGNGIFGGNATKLTNMVTGETMQVAPTEDKFAYDMLFGRYVMDDGDYAAITKGLTAEWLEKQVFFNVADAENSYDFAKALFNTIVDRSGPAVEQYDAFDPVRQMLSEQKGEAYIFGSENLKENGLDRIEYAKRDSSSFRMYWKYMPEFRALDKADFVKTTAVFLMLFIFIAIVCFAAVIVIAFTRCMTIAVVNARVYDDLRHLGASNAYLYQSVRGQINRVFLVPAIVGTALIYAFYMMIMYFNGDPLGITSREAAGLISCLALIAVISAGFYGVYRITKRSVCRALDIKKP